A DNA window from Iodobacter ciconiae contains the following coding sequences:
- the putA gene encoding trifunctional transcriptional regulator/proline dehydrogenase/L-glutamate gamma-semialdehyde dehydrogenase encodes MASTTLGIKVDDNLRARIKAAAQQLDRTPHWLIKQSIFAYLQQVEQGARPLELAQDGEALPVSDEADGVETNLPFLELAQSIAVQSVLRSAITSAYRRPEAECLPVLLEQAKMPTEQMAGQIQMLAYKLVAALRAKRTGGGVEGLIHEFSLSSQEGVALMCLAEALLRIPDRATRDVLIRDKVSKGDWHAHLGQSPSLFVNAASWGLMLTGKLVATNSEAGLSAALTRMIGKGGEPLIRKGVDMAMRLMGEQFVTGETIAEALANSRKFEARGFRYSYDMLGEAATTAEDAKRYYAAYEQAIHAIGKASAGRGIYEGPGISIKLSALHPRYSRAQQDRVTAELLPGVIALARLARSYDIGLNIDAEEADRLEISLDLLEAICFDEELAGWNGIGFVIQAYQKRAPHVIDYVIDLARRSGHRLMIRLVKGAYWDSEIKRAQVDGLEDYPVYTRKVYTDVSYLACAKKLLATPDAVYPQFATHNAQTLSAIYHLAGQNYYPGQYEFQCLHGMGEPLYEEVTAREKLGRPCRVYAPVGSHETLLAYLVRRLLENGANSSFVNRIADEHVAIEELIVDPIAQALAVVPAFAPHDKIPLPRLLFGANRLNSSGLDLSNEHRLASLSAALLAGANTEWLAAPMLGVAGGQDSACKQALKNPAYHQDVVGYVIEASVEDVASAFMHAANIGPIWQATAVSERAACLNRAAQLLESGMQPLLGLIVREAGKSLPNAIAEVREAVDFLRYYAVQIEQDFANDSHRPLGPVVCISPWNFPLAIFIGQVAAALAAGNPVLAKPAEQTPLIAAEAVRILRVAGVPAGAVQLLPGRGETIGSALINDARCSGVMFTGSTQVARLIAGNLAQRLDKDGRTIPLLAETGGQNCMIVDSSALAEQVVGDVLMSAFDSAGQRCSALRVLCLQEEAADHILHMLKGAMRELNIGKPDSLAVDVGPVIDLEAQQNIAAHIAAFKSRGAEVSELPLPALCQHGTFIAPTLIEINSLSELKQEVFGPVLHVIRYRREALDQLIDEINGTGFGLTFGVHTRIDETIAHVVAKVQAGNIYVNRNVIGAVVGVQPFGGEGLSGTGPKAGGPLYLPRLLSRRPVQTLPGDQAALAPLLAYHEYLQSRQEGDAAARCSRYLAGSGLGANIDLPGPTGESNRYLLHPRGPVLCIAATELGAKAQFAAALASGNPAVFIAHPAVKAMVDGLPKALSGGVSVKLSITEAGVVGAVLFEGDSDALAEVNRQVAVIAGPILQVQGLSSEALAAGEDFDLARLLAERSISVNTAAAGGNASLMSIS; translated from the coding sequence ATGGCCAGCACAACGCTAGGGATTAAAGTTGATGATAATTTGCGGGCGCGGATTAAAGCCGCAGCCCAGCAATTAGACAGAACGCCTCATTGGCTGATTAAGCAATCCATTTTTGCCTATTTGCAGCAGGTTGAACAGGGCGCCCGCCCGCTGGAGCTGGCGCAAGATGGCGAAGCGCTGCCTGTGTCGGATGAGGCCGATGGCGTTGAAACCAATCTTCCTTTTCTGGAGCTGGCCCAAAGCATTGCCGTGCAAAGTGTTTTGCGCTCTGCCATTACTTCGGCTTATCGCCGCCCGGAAGCCGAGTGCCTGCCGGTGCTGCTTGAGCAGGCCAAAATGCCAACGGAGCAAATGGCCGGGCAAATTCAGATGCTTGCTTATAAATTGGTGGCGGCATTGCGCGCCAAGCGTACTGGCGGCGGGGTTGAAGGGCTGATTCACGAGTTCTCCTTATCCAGCCAGGAAGGTGTGGCGCTGATGTGCCTGGCCGAAGCCCTGCTGCGTATTCCTGATCGAGCCACGCGTGATGTATTGATCAGAGATAAAGTCAGCAAGGGGGATTGGCATGCTCATCTGGGGCAATCGCCATCGTTATTTGTGAACGCCGCCAGCTGGGGGCTGATGCTCACGGGTAAGCTGGTTGCCACCAATAGCGAGGCAGGCTTATCCGCAGCGCTGACCCGTATGATTGGTAAGGGTGGTGAGCCTTTGATCCGCAAGGGCGTGGACATGGCAATGCGCCTGATGGGAGAGCAGTTTGTTACCGGCGAAACCATTGCCGAAGCGCTGGCCAATAGCCGCAAATTTGAAGCACGTGGCTTCAGATATTCTTACGATATGCTGGGTGAAGCGGCTACTACCGCGGAAGATGCCAAGCGTTATTACGCTGCTTACGAGCAGGCTATTCACGCCATTGGTAAGGCATCAGCCGGGCGTGGTATTTATGAAGGCCCGGGGATTTCGATCAAGTTGTCAGCCTTGCATCCGCGTTATTCCCGCGCGCAGCAAGACCGTGTGACGGCAGAATTATTGCCTGGTGTGATTGCACTTGCACGTCTGGCCCGCAGCTACGATATTGGTTTAAATATTGATGCCGAAGAAGCAGATCGGCTGGAAATCTCGCTCGATTTACTGGAAGCGATATGCTTTGACGAAGAGCTGGCTGGCTGGAACGGTATTGGTTTTGTGATTCAGGCGTATCAAAAACGCGCGCCGCATGTGATTGATTATGTGATTGATCTGGCTCGTCGCAGTGGCCATCGCCTGATGATCCGTCTTGTGAAAGGCGCGTATTGGGATAGTGAAATCAAGCGTGCGCAGGTGGATGGCCTGGAAGATTATCCGGTGTATACGCGTAAGGTTTATACCGACGTTTCTTACCTTGCCTGTGCTAAAAAGCTGCTTGCCACACCTGATGCAGTTTACCCGCAGTTTGCAACACATAATGCGCAAACGCTTTCAGCGATTTACCATCTTGCCGGGCAAAATTATTATCCCGGCCAGTATGAATTCCAGTGCCTGCACGGCATGGGCGAGCCTTTATACGAGGAAGTCACCGCGCGTGAAAAACTGGGCCGTCCTTGCCGCGTGTATGCGCCTGTGGGCAGCCATGAAACGCTGCTGGCCTATCTGGTGCGCCGCCTCCTGGAGAACGGCGCCAATAGCTCGTTTGTAAATCGTATTGCCGACGAACATGTGGCCATTGAAGAGCTGATTGTTGATCCGATTGCTCAGGCTCTGGCGGTGGTTCCTGCTTTTGCTCCGCACGATAAAATCCCTTTGCCACGACTCTTGTTTGGTGCAAATCGTTTAAATTCCAGTGGCCTGGATTTATCCAATGAGCACCGTCTGGCATCCTTGTCTGCAGCTTTGCTGGCTGGCGCAAATACCGAATGGCTGGCCGCTCCGATGTTAGGTGTGGCAGGCGGGCAGGATAGTGCCTGCAAGCAGGCGCTTAAAAACCCGGCCTACCATCAGGATGTGGTGGGGTATGTGATTGAAGCCAGTGTGGAGGATGTGGCCAGCGCCTTTATGCATGCCGCAAATATCGGCCCGATCTGGCAAGCAACTGCGGTGAGCGAGCGCGCCGCCTGCCTGAACCGCGCCGCGCAATTGCTCGAATCCGGCATGCAGCCGCTCTTGGGGCTGATTGTGCGCGAAGCGGGTAAATCGCTGCCCAACGCCATTGCTGAGGTACGCGAAGCGGTTGATTTTTTGCGCTATTACGCCGTACAAATTGAGCAGGATTTTGCCAACGATAGCCATCGTCCGCTTGGCCCCGTGGTGTGCATCAGCCCGTGGAATTTCCCGCTGGCGATCTTTATTGGCCAGGTGGCCGCAGCTTTGGCTGCGGGTAACCCGGTGCTGGCAAAGCCCGCCGAGCAAACCCCGCTGATCGCCGCCGAAGCAGTACGCATTCTGCGCGTGGCCGGTGTGCCAGCAGGTGCGGTGCAACTCTTGCCGGGTCGTGGTGAAACTATAGGTAGCGCATTAATTAACGATGCGCGTTGCAGCGGTGTAATGTTTACCGGCTCTACCCAGGTGGCACGCTTAATTGCCGGCAATCTGGCGCAGCGTCTGGATAAAGATGGCCGTACGATTCCCTTGCTTGCCGAAACCGGCGGCCAGAACTGCATGATTGTCGATTCATCGGCACTGGCAGAGCAGGTGGTGGGTGATGTGCTGATGTCGGCGTTTGATTCGGCCGGCCAGCGCTGCTCGGCGCTGCGTGTACTTTGCTTGCAGGAAGAAGCTGCAGATCACATCTTGCATATGCTGAAAGGCGCAATGCGGGAGCTGAATATTGGCAAGCCCGATTCACTGGCCGTAGATGTAGGCCCGGTAATTGATCTTGAGGCGCAGCAAAACATTGCCGCGCATATCGCCGCATTCAAGAGCCGTGGTGCTGAGGTATCAGAGCTGCCACTGCCTGCGCTCTGCCAGCATGGTACGTTTATCGCGCCAACGCTGATCGAAATCAATAGCTTGTCGGAGCTGAAGCAAGAAGTCTTCGGCCCGGTACTGCATGTGATTCGCTATCGCCGTGAAGCACTGGATCAGCTGATTGATGAGATCAATGGCACCGGTTTTGGCCTGACCTTTGGTGTACATACCCGTATTGATGAAACCATTGCTCATGTCGTGGCCAAGGTTCAGGCTGGCAATATCTATGTTAACCGCAATGTGATCGGTGCCGTGGTCGGGGTGCAACCTTTTGGTGGTGAAGGCCTGTCGGGGACTGGCCCCAAGGCTGGTGGCCCGTTGTACCTGCCACGCCTTCTTTCCCGTCGCCCGGTGCAAACCCTGCCAGGGGACCAAGCGGCACTTGCTCCGCTGCTGGCTTATCACGAGTATTTGCAATCGCGTCAGGAAGGCGATGCAGCCGCACGTTGCAGCCGCTATCTGGCCGGATCTGGTCTTGGTGCAAATATTGATTTGCCAGGACCTACCGGCGAGAGCAACCGCTACTTGCTGCATCCGCGTGGCCCGGTGCTGTGCATTGCAGCAACTGAGCTGGGAGCAAAAGCGCAATTTGCTGCGGCCTTAGCCAGTGGTAATCCTGCGGTGTTTATTGCGCATCCTGCGGTAAAAGCGATGGTTGACGGCTTGCCAAAAGCATTGTCTGGCGGAGTATCCGTGAAGCTTTCCATTACCGAAGCGGGTGTGGTTGGAGCCGTCTTGTTTGAAGGCGACAGCGATGCACTTGCTGAGGTCAACCGCCAGGTTGCAGTAATCGCCGGGCCTATCCTGCAAGTACAAGGCTTATCCAGCGAAGCCCTTGCCGCCGGTGAAGATTTCGATCTGGCCCGGCTTCTGGCTGAGCGATCCATCAGCGTAAATACCGCAGCAGCAGGCGGTAATGCCAGTTTGATGAGTATTAGTTAA
- a CDS encoding YceH family protein — MTFLLSLLETRILGVLIEKQITVPDTYPLSLNSLVSGCNQKSSRDPVMTINDTEADEALVHLKELKLVESSHLGGRIARYSQRFAAVFQVPSQSVAILTVLMLRGPQTAGELRLACERLHKFADISAVEAFLEELASRSSGALVVKLPRQPGARECRWAHLLSGEPVINDAVVKGGSDSALQVKVDLLEAELFELKEKVAKICLDLGIE, encoded by the coding sequence ATGACTTTCCTTCTTTCCCTGCTTGAAACCCGCATTTTGGGTGTGCTAATCGAAAAGCAAATTACGGTTCCTGATACTTATCCTTTGTCTTTGAATTCCCTTGTTTCTGGATGTAATCAGAAATCCAGCCGTGATCCTGTCATGACAATTAATGACACCGAAGCAGATGAAGCACTGGTGCATTTAAAAGAATTAAAGCTGGTTGAATCTTCACATCTCGGGGGGCGTATTGCGCGTTATTCACAGCGCTTTGCTGCTGTGTTTCAAGTGCCATCGCAATCGGTAGCCATTTTAACGGTGCTGATGTTGCGAGGCCCGCAAACGGCGGGTGAGCTGCGTTTAGCCTGTGAGCGCCTGCATAAATTTGCGGATATTTCAGCGGTAGAGGCCTTTTTAGAAGAGCTTGCTTCCCGAAGCAGCGGTGCTTTGGTGGTAAAACTGCCGCGCCAGCCGGGGGCCAGAGAGTGCCGCTGGGCGCATTTATTATCGGGTGAGCCGGTGATTAATGACGCTGTGGTTAAAGGAGGGTCTGATTCGGCCTTGCAAGTGAAGGTTGATCTTTTAGAGGCCGAATTATTTGAATTAAAAGAAAAAGTGGCAAAGATATGCCTTGATCTGGGCATTGAATAA
- a CDS encoding YaeQ family protein, producing the protein MALKATIFKSDLQIADMDRHYYATHSLVIARHPSENDERMMVRLLAFALHASETLAFTKGLSDTDEPDIWQKDFTGAIELWIELGQPDEKRIRQACGKAQKVLVFTYSGNSADVWWKGIASKLERLDNLQVINVPVEMTQTLATLANRNMQLQCTIQDGQVWLADNSQSIETHFTVLKPFK; encoded by the coding sequence ATGGCCCTGAAGGCAACTATTTTTAAGTCTGATCTGCAAATAGCAGATATGGATCGTCATTACTATGCTACTCATTCTTTAGTGATTGCCCGTCATCCTTCTGAAAATGATGAACGCATGATGGTGCGCCTATTGGCATTTGCTTTGCATGCCAGCGAAACGCTTGCGTTTACTAAAGGCTTGAGTGATACCGATGAGCCGGATATCTGGCAAAAAGATTTTACCGGTGCGATCGAATTGTGGATTGAATTGGGTCAGCCCGATGAAAAGCGCATTCGCCAGGCCTGTGGTAAAGCACAAAAAGTATTGGTGTTTACCTATAGCGGCAATAGTGCGGATGTCTGGTGGAAAGGCATTGCCAGTAAATTAGAGCGTTTAGATAATCTGCAAGTGATTAATGTGCCGGTAGAAATGACACAGACATTAGCTACTTTAGCGAATCGCAATATGCAATTGCAATGCACCATTCAGGATGGTCAGGTTTGGCTGGCTGATAATAGCCAATCTATTGAAACGCACTTTACCGTTTTAAAACCATTTAAATAA
- a CDS encoding nucleotide pyrophosphohydrolase: protein MDLNQLILDVRQFAQDRDWERYHTPKNLCMAMSVEMAELVEHFQWATPEESLQLDVAKREAVEQEMADVMLYMIRLADVLNVDIEQAIRQKMVFNAIKYPPL, encoded by the coding sequence ATGGATTTAAATCAATTGATACTCGATGTTCGCCAATTTGCACAGGACCGCGATTGGGAGCGTTATCACACACCTAAAAATTTGTGTATGGCGATGTCGGTGGAAATGGCTGAATTAGTTGAGCATTTCCAATGGGCTACGCCAGAGGAATCCTTGCAATTGGATGTGGCAAAGCGCGAAGCGGTTGAGCAAGAAATGGCCGATGTAATGCTTTATATGATCAGGCTTGCTGATGTGCTAAATGTTGATATAGAGCAGGCCATTCGACAAAAAATGGTTTTTAATGCAATTAAATATCCTCCTTTGTAA
- a CDS encoding DUF1415 domain-containing protein — MMSSDEQIILDTERWLEKAVIGLNLCPFAKAVHVKKQVRYRVSDARNIDVLIEHLIKELELLSDADPGKIEMTLLIHPHVLGDFLAYNDFLEIADSVLEELNLNGIFQIASFHPQYQFEGSKPDDIDNYTNRSPYPTLHLLREDSIDKAVEAFPDADVIVDRNIATLRSMGHAGWKKLWE; from the coding sequence ATGATGTCATCTGACGAACAAATTATTCTGGACACCGAACGCTGGCTGGAAAAAGCCGTGATTGGTTTAAACCTTTGCCCATTTGCCAAAGCGGTGCATGTTAAAAAACAAGTACGCTACAGGGTGAGTGATGCTCGTAATATTGATGTGTTGATTGAGCATCTGATTAAAGAGCTGGAATTGCTGAGCGACGCCGACCCTGGCAAGATTGAAATGACGCTATTAATTCATCCCCATGTCCTGGGAGATTTTCTGGCATATAACGATTTTCTTGAAATTGCTGATTCGGTTTTAGAAGAGCTTAATCTGAATGGTATTTTTCAAATTGCCAGCTTCCATCCGCAATATCAGTTTGAAGGGAGCAAGCCGGACGATATCGATAACTACACCAATCGCAGCCCCTATCCCACTTTGCATTTACTCCGTGAAGATAGTATTGATAAGGCGGTTGAGGCATTTCCGGATGCGGATGTTATCGTTGATCGCAATATTGCCACTTTGCGCAGCATGGGCCATGCGGGCTGGAAAAAGCTTTGGGAGTAA
- a CDS encoding DUF4238 domain-containing protein, with protein sequence MSNQLTRKNHYVPQWYQRGFLTPPQSRLHVLDLETILSNGKAISGSPLCECSPKLAFVEHDLYTTCLGELLNDEVERLLFGPIDKSGAEAVRAIVGNDPRRMHNYFKALFDFLDTQKLRTPKGLDFLLERYGQIGQTALMVEMQRLRAMHCTIWTEGVREVVSAKNSNVKFIVSDHPVTIYHREFAPDHSCCAYPNDPGIELIGSQTIYPLDGDHCLILTHTEYAKAPSSADLLAMRTHARFRGHSYVRTDSFIRTRDLSTEEVTAINYVLKARARKYIAAAKVEWLYPESTNSLNWRDIEQILLPRDELWRFGGEMVMTFNDGTSHFQDAFGRTSRAHEYLAKTPPESEPAPDEHCPCGSAQRYVDCCLSLPFVERPTWTTLGIRERNIALCNAVSDILGLNEGKEWNDVRRELNDDHVQRIHEFYEYLWPTDTLLRELLPRPRRGITRAVFLGPLDVRSLQLVVVPWLDYFDELVLPHPFPNATGLRAEASPTKSPSLYRDQTLRNVLILLELEGFIRSGRIHLVPDPMDMDESYRAEILASAKGAMDDVTLSDRDKNYAAAMWEDDHMRWSLRAHADKLPAFVKQTMPDICQFMAEQVAVHLRKQMDEDPLTLLQPLSRERSNEQLMLYKAFSVDTGLFIASLTGSVPFCHMDAIWGKLHTRAEDPQAALVHIPTELSTVQVFLCPPDSNERSEEPLNRDEVRDVIHMFVKTAESNDAESIDQLRAAFTSIREQPISETEWALHVRLEASAPEGGFLTTEAIRLIHTYGLVSHINPVPLALRFG encoded by the coding sequence ATGAGCAATCAACTAACACGCAAGAATCATTATGTGCCGCAGTGGTACCAACGTGGCTTCCTGACGCCACCGCAGTCCCGACTGCATGTACTCGACCTCGAAACGATTCTATCAAATGGAAAAGCTATCTCTGGTTCCCCGTTGTGTGAGTGTTCGCCAAAGCTCGCGTTCGTAGAACATGATTTGTATACGACCTGCCTTGGAGAACTTCTTAACGACGAGGTCGAAAGACTGCTATTCGGACCGATCGACAAGAGCGGGGCTGAGGCCGTTCGAGCTATTGTGGGAAACGATCCTCGGCGGATGCACAACTATTTCAAAGCCCTATTCGATTTCCTTGATACGCAAAAATTGCGAACGCCGAAGGGGCTCGATTTTCTTCTAGAACGTTACGGGCAAATAGGACAAACCGCGCTAATGGTCGAAATGCAGCGCTTACGCGCAATGCATTGCACCATCTGGACGGAAGGCGTCCGCGAAGTCGTCTCAGCCAAGAACTCAAATGTGAAATTCATAGTCTCGGATCATCCCGTTACGATTTATCACCGCGAGTTTGCCCCTGATCATAGCTGCTGTGCGTACCCCAACGACCCCGGTATTGAATTGATCGGCTCACAAACAATCTACCCGCTGGATGGTGACCATTGCCTTATACTTACCCATACGGAGTATGCCAAGGCCCCTTCATCCGCCGATCTCCTAGCGATGCGCACCCACGCACGCTTCAGGGGACATAGCTACGTCCGGACTGATTCCTTTATTCGGACCCGTGATCTGTCGACAGAAGAAGTAACGGCGATTAATTATGTCCTCAAGGCACGCGCAAGGAAGTACATTGCGGCAGCAAAGGTCGAATGGCTCTACCCTGAGAGCACTAACTCACTAAACTGGCGCGATATCGAACAGATTTTATTGCCTCGGGATGAACTTTGGCGGTTTGGTGGCGAGATGGTCATGACGTTTAATGACGGGACATCCCACTTCCAAGATGCTTTCGGCCGGACATCGCGCGCTCATGAGTATTTGGCGAAGACGCCGCCAGAAAGCGAGCCAGCTCCAGATGAGCACTGCCCATGCGGAAGCGCACAACGTTACGTGGATTGCTGCCTATCACTCCCCTTTGTAGAACGACCGACGTGGACAACCCTCGGAATACGCGAGCGAAACATCGCTCTTTGTAATGCAGTTTCCGACATCCTTGGATTGAACGAGGGTAAAGAATGGAACGATGTTCGTCGAGAACTCAACGACGATCATGTCCAGCGCATTCACGAGTTTTACGAGTACTTGTGGCCAACTGACACGTTATTACGGGAATTACTCCCGCGTCCTAGGCGCGGCATTACTCGGGCCGTTTTTTTGGGGCCTTTAGATGTCCGATCACTTCAGTTGGTGGTTGTACCTTGGCTCGATTACTTCGATGAGCTAGTCCTGCCGCACCCATTTCCAAATGCCACTGGTCTGCGAGCTGAAGCCAGTCCGACCAAGTCTCCCTCGCTCTATAGAGACCAGACCTTGAGGAACGTGCTCATACTGCTTGAGCTTGAGGGATTCATTCGGTCCGGAAGAATCCATCTCGTACCTGACCCAATGGATATGGACGAGTCCTATCGCGCTGAGATCTTGGCTTCAGCGAAAGGGGCGATGGATGATGTGACGCTTAGCGACCGCGACAAGAATTATGCGGCGGCAATGTGGGAAGACGACCATATGCGATGGTCCCTGCGCGCTCACGCTGACAAGCTTCCTGCATTCGTAAAACAAACTATGCCCGATATCTGCCAATTTATGGCGGAACAGGTTGCCGTTCATCTGAGAAAGCAAATGGATGAAGATCCACTGACGCTTCTCCAACCATTGTCGAGGGAGCGGAGCAACGAACAATTAATGCTTTATAAGGCATTCAGTGTTGACACAGGACTATTTATCGCGTCGCTGACCGGGTCAGTTCCATTCTGTCATATGGATGCAATCTGGGGAAAGCTCCACACGCGGGCGGAAGATCCGCAGGCTGCCTTGGTCCACATTCCAACGGAGTTGAGCACGGTTCAGGTTTTTCTATGTCCGCCAGACTCAAACGAGCGAAGTGAGGAGCCCCTCAATAGAGATGAAGTGCGCGACGTCATTCACATGTTCGTGAAGACAGCTGAAAGTAACGATGCCGAGAGTATTGATCAGCTGAGGGCAGCATTTACATCTATCCGCGAACAACCGATAAGTGAAACAGAGTGGGCCCTGCATGTGCGCCTTGAAGCCTCCGCTCCAGAAGGAGGATTTCTGACTACTGAAGCCATTCGTCTGATTCACACATACGGGCTAGTATCTCACATCAATCCTGTGCCGTTAGCACTTCGATTTGGCTGA
- a CDS encoding carbohydrate kinase family protein — protein MNHPHYLIFGEALTDFILQEDGRWLDCPGGSCWNVARVAARLGSTAAFAGAVSQDRFGSALWQLASEAGLDMRYTQQLPYPPLLAMVPSTQPPQYFFIGENSADLHFDPNHLPAGWAEHVRIAHFGCISLAREPLASRLVQLATQLAARGTRIAFDPNFRNIMATPAYRAHFTTMLGLADDIKVADDDLAGLFPELNSHDALATLRQLAPHARILLTCGAAGMTLLTGEQLVHQPAFAVTVADTVGCGDTTMGSWMAHALEHPHAPIQESLRFVAAAAACTARVHGAYAPTQAEVAQLLAGGG, from the coding sequence ATGAACCATCCGCACTATCTGATCTTCGGCGAGGCACTGACCGACTTCATCTTGCAGGAAGACGGGCGCTGGCTGGACTGCCCGGGCGGCTCCTGCTGGAACGTGGCACGCGTGGCGGCACGACTGGGCAGTACTGCAGCCTTTGCCGGTGCAGTCAGCCAGGATCGTTTTGGCTCTGCGCTCTGGCAACTGGCCAGCGAGGCGGGCCTGGACATGCGCTACACCCAGCAGCTGCCCTACCCGCCACTACTGGCCATGGTGCCATCCACACAACCACCGCAATACTTTTTCATTGGCGAAAACAGTGCCGACCTGCATTTTGATCCAAACCACCTACCAGCAGGCTGGGCCGAACATGTACGCATCGCCCACTTTGGCTGCATCAGTTTGGCACGTGAACCACTGGCCAGCCGCCTGGTGCAACTAGCCACACAGCTGGCGGCCCGCGGCACACGCATTGCCTTTGACCCCAATTTCCGTAACATAATGGCCACCCCGGCCTATCGTGCCCACTTCACGACCATGCTGGGTCTCGCAGACGACATCAAGGTAGCGGATGACGACCTGGCCGGCTTGTTTCCCGAGCTGAACAGCCATGATGCCCTGGCCACACTGCGCCAATTGGCACCACACGCCAGAATATTACTGACATGCGGTGCCGCTGGCATGACCCTGCTGACAGGTGAACAGCTCGTACACCAGCCGGCTTTTGCTGTCACCGTGGCTGACACGGTAGGCTGCGGTGACACGACCATGGGCAGCTGGATGGCCCACGCCCTCGAACACCCGCATGCCCCGATACAGGAAAGCTTGCGCTTTGTCGCCGCTGCCGCTGCTTGCACCGCCAGAGTCCATGGTGCCTACGCGCCGACACAGGCCGAAGTGGCACAGCTACTGGCTGGCGGAGGCTGA
- a CDS encoding glycoside hydrolase family 32 protein, with protein sequence MSNKAIAAAHWRPAFHLSPAQGLMNDPNGLIHFAGHYHVFFQWNPHACTHGAKSWGHASSPNLLDWTIHPPALEPGDWYDSHGCYSGSAWVMDGRLWLIYTGNVREGTERKSYQCLAVSDDGIHFAKQGPTLHHPPAGYTTHFRDPRLWQNEDGFHMVIGAQRNNGSGTILHFHSQTLQNWTLCGELLPDNKHGYMCECPELFTLQNRQLLLFCPQGPEGESWPYPNANASCYCSMDQNDSGFAKPQLLDYGPDFYAAQTMQDLDGKRIMWGWMGRPEQPHTPSVAAGWTHCLSVPRVLDWHDGQLSQQPHPALQALRGDCLQLANQAISGQWQHPGVHGECCELDITLSTTDGSACHIMLRQGPHCHTRLSWLPAMEELELDTRHSGTGDGRISRAPLPASTRMHLRLLLDRSSLEIFANDGKVVLSACLFPDRGAEGISLLADGSAHIEHLAFWPIKPMNVHIAETREDLAP encoded by the coding sequence ATGAGTAATAAAGCCATTGCAGCAGCCCACTGGCGGCCAGCTTTCCACCTGTCGCCAGCACAAGGGCTGATGAACGACCCGAATGGTCTGATCCATTTTGCTGGCCACTACCATGTGTTTTTCCAATGGAATCCGCATGCCTGCACACATGGAGCCAAGAGTTGGGGGCATGCCAGCAGCCCCAACCTGCTGGACTGGACCATACACCCGCCCGCGCTGGAGCCGGGTGACTGGTATGACAGCCATGGCTGTTATTCCGGTTCGGCCTGGGTAATGGATGGCCGATTGTGGCTGATTTACACCGGCAATGTACGTGAAGGCACAGAGCGCAAAAGCTACCAGTGCCTGGCCGTATCTGACGATGGCATCCACTTTGCAAAACAGGGCCCCACCTTACATCATCCACCGGCGGGCTATACCACCCATTTTCGCGACCCCAGACTGTGGCAAAACGAAGATGGCTTTCACATGGTAATAGGTGCCCAGCGCAACAACGGCAGTGGAACGATACTGCATTTTCACAGCCAGACACTGCAAAACTGGACACTGTGCGGCGAGCTGCTACCCGATAATAAACATGGCTATATGTGCGAATGTCCTGAGCTGTTTACACTGCAAAACCGGCAGCTACTACTATTCTGCCCGCAAGGACCAGAGGGTGAGAGCTGGCCCTACCCTAATGCCAATGCCAGCTGTTACTGCAGCATGGACCAAAATGATAGCGGTTTTGCCAAGCCGCAACTGCTGGATTACGGACCAGACTTCTACGCTGCGCAAACCATGCAGGACCTGGATGGCAAGCGCATCATGTGGGGCTGGATGGGGCGGCCAGAACAGCCTCACACGCCCAGCGTGGCCGCAGGCTGGACCCACTGCCTGAGCGTACCCCGCGTACTAGACTGGCATGACGGTCAACTCAGCCAACAGCCCCATCCGGCACTACAGGCGCTGCGCGGCGACTGCTTGCAGCTGGCCAACCAGGCGATCAGCGGCCAATGGCAACACCCCGGCGTGCATGGGGAGTGCTGCGAGCTGGACATCACTCTGAGCACCACCGATGGCAGTGCCTGCCACATCATGCTGCGCCAGGGCCCTCACTGCCACACCCGGCTGAGCTGGTTACCTGCAATGGAAGAACTGGAGCTGGACACCCGCCACAGCGGTACTGGCGACGGCCGCATCAGCCGTGCTCCGCTACCAGCGTCCACCCGTATGCACTTACGCTTGCTGCTGGACCGCAGTTCGCTGGAGATATTTGCCAATGATGGTAAGGTAGTTCTATCTGCCTGCCTGTTTCCGGACCGCGGCGCAGAAGGCATCAGCCTGTTGGCCGACGGCAGCGCCCACATCGAACATCTCGCGTTCTGGCCCATCAAGCCCATGAATGTACATATAGCTGAAACAAGGGAGGACCTGGCACCATGA